The proteins below come from a single Agrococcus beijingensis genomic window:
- a CDS encoding bifunctional methylenetetrahydrofolate dehydrogenase/methenyltetrahydrofolate cyclohydrolase codes for MTARILDGNATASAIKAQLRERVEALKGKGVTPGLGTLLVGDDPGSQSYVKGKHRDCAEVGIESIRVDLPSSASTADVRKAIADLNSAREVTGYIIQLPLPAGHDEHAMLELMDPAKDADGLHPVNLGRLVLGVDGPIDSPLPCTPAGIVQMLRHHEIEIAGAMVAVVGRGLTVGRPLGLLLTRKGIDATVTLCHSRTPDLAAQVREADIVVAAVGVPGLIKADWVKPGAAVLDVGITRGLSAETGKVKLLGDVDPGVREVAGWVSPVPGGVGPMTRVMLLDNVVQMAEKAVRSR; via the coding sequence ATGACCGCGAGGATCCTCGACGGCAACGCCACCGCATCCGCCATCAAGGCGCAGCTGCGGGAGCGCGTCGAAGCGCTCAAGGGCAAGGGCGTCACGCCCGGCCTCGGCACCCTGCTGGTCGGCGACGACCCGGGCAGCCAGTCGTACGTGAAGGGCAAGCACCGCGACTGCGCCGAGGTAGGCATCGAGTCGATCCGTGTCGACCTGCCCTCGAGCGCGTCGACCGCCGACGTGCGCAAGGCGATCGCCGACCTCAACTCGGCGCGCGAGGTGACCGGCTACATCATCCAGCTGCCGCTGCCCGCCGGGCACGACGAGCACGCGATGCTCGAGCTGATGGACCCGGCGAAGGACGCCGACGGCCTGCACCCGGTCAACCTGGGGCGCCTGGTGCTGGGCGTCGACGGGCCGATCGACTCGCCGCTGCCGTGCACGCCCGCGGGCATCGTGCAGATGCTGCGCCACCACGAGATCGAGATCGCCGGCGCGATGGTCGCGGTCGTCGGCCGCGGCCTCACCGTCGGCCGCCCGCTCGGGCTGCTGCTGACCCGCAAGGGCATCGACGCGACCGTGACCCTCTGCCACTCGCGCACGCCCGACCTGGCCGCGCAGGTGCGCGAGGCCGACATCGTCGTCGCGGCGGTGGGCGTGCCCGGGCTGATCAAGGCCGACTGGGTGAAGCCGGGCGCGGCGGTGCTCGACGTGGGCATCACGCGGGGCCTGTCGGCCGAGACCGGCAAGGTGAAGCTGCTCGGCGACGTCGATCCGGGCGTGCGCGAGGTCGCCGGCTGGGTGTCGCCCGTGCCGGGCGGCGTCGGACCCATGACGCGCGTGATGCTGCTCGACAACGTCGTGCAGATGGCCGAGAAGGCGGTCCGCTCGCGCTGA
- a CDS encoding helix-turn-helix transcriptional regulator: protein MRANLADVVADVLDEHDVDAARVLLAESILAATGTEMGTRVRVQRHRSEAIMRIHGHGFRPAAEQLPGAAEIREHPLYRYRMHTGDERPTRLEDVLRGGWTLSTRTRHLIEALQITVHQVAFPVSSLGEYDGWSLLAPEPIGRLQLRPLVEHARLLRGLDAHVELLARIRERSPAQPDAGAPLLTPRERGVLHLMYAGGTAVSIGARLGVSPRTVHKHQENLYRKLGARDRLEAVLIAQRAGLLPTHPDEAEAVPTRASGLRRD, encoded by the coding sequence ATGCGCGCGAACCTCGCCGACGTGGTTGCCGACGTGCTCGACGAGCACGACGTCGACGCTGCGCGCGTGCTGCTGGCCGAGTCGATCCTCGCCGCCACCGGCACCGAGATGGGCACCCGCGTGCGCGTGCAACGGCACCGCTCGGAAGCGATCATGCGCATCCACGGCCACGGCTTCCGGCCCGCCGCCGAGCAGCTGCCCGGCGCTGCGGAGATCCGCGAGCATCCGCTCTACCGGTACCGGATGCACACCGGCGACGAGCGGCCGACGAGGCTCGAGGACGTGCTGCGCGGCGGCTGGACGCTGAGCACCCGCACCCGGCACCTGATCGAGGCGCTGCAGATCACGGTGCACCAGGTCGCCTTCCCCGTCTCGTCGCTCGGCGAGTACGACGGGTGGTCGCTGCTGGCGCCCGAGCCGATCGGCCGGCTGCAGCTGCGACCGCTGGTCGAGCACGCGCGACTGCTGCGCGGCCTCGACGCCCATGTCGAGCTGCTGGCGCGCATCCGCGAGCGCTCCCCCGCCCAGCCGGATGCCGGCGCACCGCTGCTGACGCCTCGCGAGCGCGGCGTGCTGCACCTGATGTACGCGGGCGGCACCGCCGTGTCGATCGGCGCCCGTCTCGGGGTCTCGCCCCGCACCGTGCACAAGCACCAGGAGAACCTGTACCGCAAGCTCGGCGCCCGCGACCGGCTCGAGGCGGTGCTGATCGCGCAACGGGCCGGCCTCCTCCCCACCCACCCAGACGAGGCGGAGGCCGTGCCCACCCGCGCGAGCGGGCTGCGGCGGGACTAG
- a CDS encoding A1S_2505 family phage non-structural protein, with the protein MHTSPARIEALEPHQVFVFGSNASGMHGGGAARIAQERFGAVWGEGHGLHGQSYAIDTMSGMSVMAEEAATFLAFAAAHPELEFLVTEIGCGIAGFTPEQVAPLLRGAGDNVLLPARFAAVLDAD; encoded by the coding sequence ATGCACACCTCGCCCGCTCGCATCGAGGCTCTCGAGCCGCACCAGGTGTTCGTCTTCGGCTCGAACGCGTCGGGGATGCACGGGGGCGGCGCCGCTCGGATCGCCCAGGAGCGCTTCGGTGCCGTCTGGGGCGAGGGCCACGGCCTGCACGGCCAGTCGTACGCCATCGACACGATGAGCGGGATGTCGGTGATGGCCGAGGAGGCGGCGACGTTCCTCGCCTTCGCGGCGGCGCATCCGGAGCTCGAGTTCCTCGTCACCGAGATCGGCTGCGGCATCGCCGGCTTCACTCCCGAGCAGGTCGCGCCGCTGCTGCGGGGCGCCGGCGACAACGTGCTGCTGCCGGCGCGCTTCGCTGCCGTGCTCGACGCCGACTGA
- a CDS encoding carbohydrate ABC transporter permease has product MVAQTPIKTVQAAAAIAAESPEPDTDRRKRRKWFGDARGQALTPMGWVGQIVRWVLLLLFAALFMYPLAWLVAASLKPRGEVFDNKLIPDTIMPENYAVAFDEMPLANWIGNSIWIAVLAAVLVAVSSSLVAFGFAYYRFPGRGVLFGIVLATMMLPGAVTLVPQYLIWNQLGFVGTNVPLWGANLFGSAFYIFLQRQFFLGLPRELFEAAKLDGVSAWGQFWRIAMPLSVPSFVIILLFEFQASWNNLQAALIYLNTGSQEGYTVPLGIASAMTKYSPTNGGQGDYQYVMVAAVLVTIPMLILFAFGQKSFITGIATTGRKG; this is encoded by the coding sequence ATGGTCGCCCAGACCCCGATCAAGACCGTGCAAGCCGCCGCCGCGATCGCGGCGGAGTCACCCGAGCCCGACACCGATCGCCGCAAGCGGCGGAAGTGGTTCGGCGACGCCCGCGGCCAGGCGCTGACGCCCATGGGGTGGGTCGGCCAGATCGTGCGGTGGGTGCTGCTGCTGCTCTTCGCGGCGCTGTTCATGTATCCGCTGGCTTGGCTGGTGGCGGCGAGCCTGAAGCCCCGTGGCGAGGTCTTCGACAACAAGCTGATCCCCGACACGATCATGCCGGAGAACTATGCGGTGGCGTTCGACGAGATGCCGCTCGCGAACTGGATCGGCAACAGCATCTGGATCGCTGTGCTCGCCGCCGTGCTCGTCGCGGTGTCGAGCTCGCTGGTCGCCTTCGGCTTCGCCTACTACCGGTTCCCGGGCCGCGGGGTGCTGTTCGGCATCGTGCTGGCGACGATGATGCTCCCCGGTGCCGTGACGCTCGTGCCGCAGTACCTGATCTGGAACCAGCTCGGCTTCGTGGGCACCAACGTGCCGCTCTGGGGTGCGAACCTCTTCGGCTCGGCGTTCTACATCTTCCTGCAGCGGCAGTTCTTCCTCGGCCTGCCGCGCGAGCTGTTCGAGGCGGCGAAGCTCGACGGTGTGAGCGCGTGGGGCCAGTTCTGGCGCATCGCGATGCCGCTGTCGGTGCCGTCGTTCGTGATCATCCTGCTGTTCGAGTTCCAGGCGAGCTGGAACAACCTGCAGGCCGCGCTGATCTACCTGAACACCGGCTCGCAGGAGGGGTACACGGTGCCGCTCGGCATCGCCAGCGCCATGACGAAGTACAGCCCCACCAACGGCGGTCAGGGCGACTACCAGTACGTCATGGTCGCCGCGGTGCTCGTGACGATCCCCATGCTGATCCTGTTCGCCTTCGGTCAGAAGTCGTTCATCACCGGCATCGCCACCACCGGTCGCAAGGGCTGA
- a CDS encoding DinB family protein: protein MAEDDRIRSLLLAALDRQRQHVLESLEGLTDAQLRSPALPSGWSPIGLVRHLTLGGERYWLHTVMAGEPLDYWPADDAELDQGRPADWRVGADEATDAVVREYHDAIARSDEIVAGLPLSAAPLRPEPEWPEGRFADLAAVLLHVILDAATHAGHLDAARELIDGRQHLVL from the coding sequence ATGGCCGAAGACGACCGCATCCGCTCGCTCCTGCTCGCCGCGCTCGACCGGCAGCGGCAGCACGTGCTCGAGTCGCTCGAGGGCCTCACGGACGCGCAGCTGCGCTCCCCCGCGCTGCCGTCCGGCTGGTCGCCGATCGGGCTCGTGCGGCATCTGACGCTCGGCGGCGAGCGCTACTGGCTGCACACCGTGATGGCCGGTGAGCCGCTCGACTACTGGCCCGCAGACGACGCCGAGCTCGACCAGGGGCGGCCTGCAGACTGGCGAGTCGGCGCCGACGAGGCGACGGATGCGGTGGTGCGCGAGTACCACGACGCGATCGCCCGCTCTGACGAGATCGTCGCCGGGCTCCCGCTCTCTGCGGCGCCGCTGCGACCCGAGCCGGAGTGGCCCGAGGGCCGGTTCGCCGACCTGGCCGCGGTGCTGCTGCACGTGATCCTCGATGCGGCGACGCACGCCGGCCACCTCGATGCGGCGCGCGAGCTCATCGACGGGCGGCAGCACCTGGTGCTGTAG
- a CDS encoding SDR family NAD(P)-dependent oxidoreductase, translated as MGVIDLTGKVAVITGAGSGIGRATAQLFAELGATVVVSDIAGTADETVATIEAAGCTASAVIGDIGDVAVADSIVAAAVERYGKLDVLVNNAGIMDRFAGAATTEDDVWRRIMRVNLDGPFFLTRAALRVMLPAGGGSIVNVASAAGIRGAAAGAAYTASKHAVVGLTRNTAYTYGKQGIRANAVAPGGVETNVMTADIQQHIDMESMGAITPVHQSALRVAQPIEQANLLAFLASDAASNVNGAIIPNDGGWFAG; from the coding sequence ATGGGCGTCATCGATCTCACCGGCAAGGTCGCCGTCATCACCGGCGCGGGCAGCGGCATCGGCCGCGCGACCGCGCAGCTGTTCGCCGAGCTCGGTGCGACCGTCGTCGTCAGCGACATCGCCGGGACTGCCGACGAGACCGTCGCGACCATCGAGGCCGCCGGCTGCACCGCATCCGCCGTCATCGGTGACATCGGTGACGTCGCCGTCGCCGATTCCATTGTCGCGGCGGCCGTCGAGCGCTACGGCAAGCTCGACGTGCTCGTCAACAACGCGGGCATCATGGATCGCTTCGCGGGCGCGGCGACCACCGAGGACGATGTCTGGCGGCGCATCATGCGCGTGAACCTCGACGGCCCGTTCTTCCTGACGCGCGCGGCGCTGCGGGTGATGCTGCCGGCCGGTGGCGGCTCGATCGTGAACGTCGCCTCGGCGGCTGGCATCCGCGGCGCGGCTGCCGGAGCCGCGTACACGGCCTCGAAGCACGCCGTCGTGGGCCTCACCCGCAACACGGCCTACACCTACGGCAAGCAGGGCATCCGCGCGAACGCCGTGGCACCCGGCGGCGTCGAGACCAACGTGATGACGGCTGACATCCAGCAGCACATCGACATGGAGAGCATGGGCGCGATCACGCCGGTGCACCAGTCGGCGCTGCGCGTGGCGCAGCCGATCGAGCAGGCGAACCTGCTGGCGTTCCTCGCCTCCGATGCGGCGAGCAATGTGAACGGCGCCATCATCCCGAACGATGGCGGGTGGTTCGCGGGCTGA
- the glyA gene encoding serine hydroxymethyltransferase — MTDRLPSTFNSPLTEVDPEIAAVLQLELDRQRDYLEMIASENFVPVAVLEAAGSVLTNKYAEGYPGRRYYGGCEHVDVAESLAIERAKSLFGAAFANVQPHSGATANAAVLHAIARPGDTILGLSLDHGGHLTHGMKINFSGRLYDIVAYGVDAETSRVDMDEVRRLAVEHKPKVIIAGWSAYPRQLDFAAFRAIADEVGALLWVDMAHFAGLVAAGLHPNPVPHAHVVSSTVHKTIGGPRSGFILTNDADIAKKLNSAVFPGQQGGPLMHVIAAKATAFKLAGSEEFKERQERTLRGAHLLAERLMQQDVADAGISVRSDGTDVHLVLVDLRDAAIDGKQAEDLLHEIRITVNRNAVPNDPRPPMVTSGLRIGTPALATRGFGDEEFTEVADVIALALLPGADLPALRARVAKLADGFPLYPGVGPSGQPAMVHELGSSVDRGSVDR; from the coding sequence GTGACCGACCGCCTGCCCTCCACGTTCAACAGCCCGCTCACCGAGGTCGATCCTGAGATCGCCGCCGTGCTGCAGCTCGAGCTCGACCGCCAGCGCGACTACCTCGAGATGATCGCGAGCGAGAACTTCGTGCCCGTCGCGGTGCTCGAGGCCGCAGGTTCGGTGCTCACCAACAAGTACGCCGAGGGCTACCCGGGCCGCCGCTACTACGGCGGCTGCGAGCACGTCGACGTCGCCGAGTCGCTCGCCATCGAGCGCGCGAAGTCGCTCTTCGGCGCCGCGTTCGCCAACGTGCAGCCCCACTCGGGCGCGACCGCCAACGCCGCCGTGCTGCACGCGATCGCCCGCCCCGGCGACACGATCCTCGGCCTCTCGCTCGACCACGGCGGCCACCTCACGCACGGCATGAAGATCAACTTCTCCGGCCGCCTCTACGACATCGTCGCCTACGGCGTCGACGCCGAGACGAGCCGCGTCGACATGGACGAGGTGCGTCGCCTCGCCGTCGAGCACAAGCCCAAGGTGATCATCGCCGGCTGGTCGGCCTATCCGCGCCAGCTCGACTTCGCCGCCTTCCGCGCGATCGCCGACGAGGTCGGCGCGCTGCTCTGGGTCGACATGGCGCACTTCGCCGGCCTCGTGGCCGCCGGCCTGCACCCGAACCCGGTGCCGCACGCGCACGTCGTCTCGTCGACCGTGCACAAGACCATCGGCGGCCCCCGCTCGGGCTTCATCCTCACGAACGACGCCGACATCGCCAAGAAGCTGAACTCGGCCGTGTTCCCGGGCCAGCAGGGCGGCCCGCTCATGCACGTGATCGCCGCGAAGGCGACGGCGTTCAAGCTCGCGGGCTCCGAGGAGTTCAAGGAGCGCCAGGAGCGCACGCTGCGCGGCGCCCACCTCCTCGCCGAGCGGCTCATGCAGCAGGACGTGGCGGATGCGGGCATCTCGGTGCGCTCGGACGGCACCGACGTGCACTTGGTGCTCGTCGACCTCCGCGACGCGGCCATCGACGGCAAGCAGGCCGAGGACCTCCTGCACGAGATCCGCATCACGGTCAACCGCAACGCGGTGCCGAACGACCCGCGCCCGCCGATGGTGACGAGCGGCCTGCGCATCGGCACGCCGGCGCTCGCGACGCGCGGCTTCGGCGACGAGGAGTTCACCGAGGTCGCCGACGTGATCGCGCTCGCGCTGCTGCCGGGCGCCGACCTGCCGGCGCTGCGCGCGCGGGTGGCGAAGCTCGCCGACGGGTTCCCCCTCTACCCCGGTGTGGGCCCGTCGGGTCAGCCGGCGATGGTGCACGAGCTGGGCTCCAGCGTCGATCGAGGCAGCGTCGACCGATGA
- a CDS encoding carbohydrate ABC transporter permease, whose amino-acid sequence MSIAAKDSAKPGRRTSLRRREAIAGYLFISPWVIGFLVFTLGAMIYSLVISFSFYQLATDTARPAGFANYERLFEDPKVMTSLANTLYYAVLAVPFEIVLALGLAMLLNSVRRGAGFFRTVFYLPKMTPTVATASMFLLLLNGNQGAINRGLAAIGIEGPQWLIDPAWVKPSIVLMTLWGVAGTMVIFLAALQNVPRELYEVAEVDGAGPLRRFWNITLPMISGALFFNVLVLTIAAFQIFDQAFLLFHRDQVQGASDASLFYAIYLFQQAFRQFDFGFASAMGWLLFVIIVAISLIQVKVGNRFVYYESER is encoded by the coding sequence ATGTCGATCGCAGCGAAGGATTCGGCGAAGCCGGGCAGGCGCACGTCGCTCCGCCGCCGGGAGGCCATCGCCGGCTACCTGTTCATCTCGCCGTGGGTGATCGGCTTCCTGGTCTTCACCCTCGGCGCGATGATCTACAGCCTGGTCATCTCGTTCAGCTTCTACCAGCTGGCCACCGACACGGCGCGCCCTGCCGGCTTCGCGAACTACGAGCGGCTGTTCGAGGACCCGAAGGTAATGACCTCGCTGGCCAACACGCTCTACTACGCCGTGCTCGCCGTGCCGTTCGAGATCGTGCTCGCCCTCGGGCTCGCGATGCTGCTGAACAGCGTGCGCCGCGGCGCGGGCTTCTTCCGCACCGTCTTCTACCTGCCGAAGATGACCCCGACGGTCGCCACCGCATCCATGTTCCTGCTGCTCCTGAACGGCAACCAGGGCGCCATCAACCGCGGGCTCGCCGCGATCGGCATCGAGGGTCCGCAGTGGCTGATCGATCCGGCGTGGGTGAAGCCGTCGATCGTGCTCATGACGCTCTGGGGCGTCGCCGGCACGATGGTGATCTTCCTGGCCGCGCTGCAGAACGTGCCGCGCGAGCTCTACGAGGTCGCCGAGGTCGACGGCGCCGGGCCCCTCCGGCGGTTCTGGAACATCACGCTGCCGATGATCTCGGGGGCGCTCTTCTTCAACGTGCTGGTGCTGACGATCGCCGCCTTCCAGATCTTCGACCAGGCGTTCCTGCTCTTCCATCGAGATCAGGTGCAGGGGGCGTCGGATGCGTCGCTGTTCTATGCGATCTACCTGTTCCAGCAGGCGTTCCGGCAGTTCGACTTCGGATTCGCCTCGGCCATGGGCTGGCTGCTGTTCGTCATCATCGTCGCGATCTCGCTGATCCAGGTGAAGGTCGGCAACCGGTTCGTCTACTACGAGAGCGAGCGCTGA
- a CDS encoding SRPBCC domain-containing protein: protein MAVTATGTVKVHGDAAELSLERHVPKDAIAVWPYFAESRELGTWIGSYVGDPDSGEVVLSMNAEGGEATSAVEILDCQPPEHLAVQTTDESGHWSLEVELVDGGHEAGSGTTIRFTHHDVPLAQLPDVGPGWEWYLDRLVAALAGQPMPNWDDYYPALREAYTR, encoded by the coding sequence ATGGCAGTCACAGCGACAGGCACCGTCAAGGTGCACGGCGACGCGGCGGAGCTGTCGCTCGAGCGGCACGTGCCGAAGGACGCGATCGCGGTCTGGCCGTACTTCGCGGAGTCGCGCGAGCTCGGCACCTGGATCGGCTCGTACGTCGGCGACCCCGACTCGGGCGAGGTGGTGCTGTCGATGAACGCGGAGGGCGGCGAGGCGACCAGCGCCGTCGAGATCCTCGACTGCCAGCCGCCCGAGCACCTGGCGGTGCAGACCACCGACGAGTCGGGCCACTGGAGCCTCGAGGTCGAGCTGGTCGACGGCGGGCACGAGGCGGGCTCGGGCACGACGATCCGCTTCACCCACCACGACGTGCCGCTCGCGCAGCTGCCCGACGTCGGGCCGGGCTGGGAGTGGTACCTCGACCGGCTGGTCGCCGCGCTGGCCGGGCAGCCGATGCCGAACTGGGACGACTACTACCCGGCGCTGCGCGAGGCGTACACCCGCTAG
- a CDS encoding gamma carbonic anhydrase family protein, whose protein sequence is MTVHERATIIPLPGRVPHLPKSGLVMPGAVVAGGVSLGERVGIWPGAALRAEEESITIGDDSNVQDNCSLHVDHGSPLRIGARVSIGHNAVVHGCTVEDDVLIGMHATVMNGAVIGSGSIVAAGALVTEGTVIPENSLVAGVPGKVRRETTDDERRGIQRNADVYAKRIQVYVDAIHAH, encoded by the coding sequence ATGACCGTCCACGAGCGCGCCACGATCATCCCGCTGCCAGGCCGCGTGCCGCACCTGCCGAAGTCGGGCCTGGTCATGCCGGGCGCCGTCGTCGCGGGCGGCGTCTCGCTCGGCGAGCGCGTCGGCATCTGGCCGGGCGCTGCGCTGCGCGCCGAGGAGGAGTCGATCACGATCGGCGACGACTCGAACGTGCAGGACAACTGCTCGCTGCACGTCGACCACGGCTCGCCGCTGCGCATCGGCGCGCGCGTCTCGATCGGCCACAACGCCGTCGTGCACGGCTGCACCGTCGAGGACGACGTGCTCATCGGCATGCACGCGACCGTCATGAACGGCGCCGTCATCGGCTCCGGCAGCATCGTCGCCGCGGGCGCGCTCGTCACCGAGGGCACCGTGATCCCCGAGAACTCGCTCGTCGCGGGCGTGCCGGGCAAGGTGCGGCGCGAGACCACCGACGACGAGCGGCGCGGCATCCAGCGCAACGCCGACGTCTACGCCAAGCGCATCCAGGTGTACGTCGACGCGATCCACGCGCACTGA